The Papaver somniferum cultivar HN1 chromosome 3, ASM357369v1, whole genome shotgun sequence genome includes a region encoding these proteins:
- the LOC113356977 gene encoding alanine--tRNA ligase, chloroplastic/mitochondrial-like → MDGLKLSADSLLYSHGGKPLIPLVTTSHLISKPRFLKPTTNCNNFTLTIGCRSCAGVRAGIFQDVKGLRTERFRRTNASASIQPVTTEVMEDKPKDLSVSGDSIRRRFLEFYASRGHKILPSSSLVPDDPTVLLTIAGMLQFKPIFLGKVPRQVARATTSQKCIRTNDVENVGKTSRHQTFFEMLGNFSFGDYFKREAINWAWELSTKEFMLPPENLWISVFEDDDETFSIWHDELGVPAERIKRMGAEDNFWTSGVTGPCGPCSEIYYDFHPQRGYSDTDLNDDSRFIEFYNLVFMQYNKKDDGSLEPLKQMNIDTGLGLERVARILQKVDNNYETDLIYPIMEKASELAMISYTEAEEHIKTNFKIIGDHVRAVVYLLSDGVFPSNIGRGYVVRRLIRRTVRIGRLLGIKGDCNGNIEGAFLPAIAEKVIELSTQIDSDVKSRAPRILDELKREELRFVQTLERGEKLLDQLLTEALLSSKEDGNSPCLSGKNAFLLYDTFGFPVEITVEVAEERGVSIDLNGFDIEMENQRRQSQAAHNTVKLAVGDTSELTESVSDTEFLGYNTLSAKAIIKGLIFEGSSVNEVSEGNDVEILLDRTPFYAESGGQIGDHGSLYLTQGESKQKTVVKINDVKKSFGNIFVHKGKVMEGAIEVGKQVEAEVDAKLRQRAKVHHTATHLLQAALKSVIGQETSQAGSLVAFERLRFDFNFDRPLQDSQITEVEELINGWIGNATNLDTKVMALTDAKNAGAIAMFGEKYGEEVRVVEVPGVSMELCGGTHVNNTSEIRGFKIISEQGIASGVRRIEAVAGEAYIDYMNVRDSYMKHLCSTLKVKPEDVTTRVESLMEDLRMARNEVSAVRSKAAVYKAATLVTKAFSIGTSTKIRVLVENMDDLDADSLKSAAEYLVDTLEDPAAVILGSSPGEGKVSLVAAFSTGAVKLGIQAGKFIGPVAKLCGGGGGGRPNFAQAGGKKPENLSDALEKAKTDLVAVLSEKAV, encoded by the exons ATGGATGGATTAAAGCTGTCAGCAGATTCTCTTCTGTATAGTCATGGCGGGAAACCTCTTATTCCACTTGTTACTACATCTCACTTAATTTCTAAACCTAGATTTCTTAAACCAACAACAAATTGTAATAACTTCACTCTTACAATCG GTTGCAGGTCTTGTGCAGGAGTTAGGGCAGGGATATTTCAGGATGTGAAGGGATTACGGACAGAGCGATTTAGAAGAACAAATGCATCAG CTTCAATACAACCTGTTACCACAGAAGTGATGGAGGATAAGCCCAAGGATCTCTCAGTTAGTGGGGATTCAATACGCCGtcgatttttagaattttatgctTCCCGTGGTCACAAGATCCTTCCAAGTTCTTCGCTTGTACCAGATGATCCAACAGTTTTACTTACAATTGCTGGAATGCTGCAGTTCAAACCTATATTTCTTGGAAAG GTACCTAGACAAGTAGCTCGAGCTACAACTTCGCAGAAGTGCATCCGGACAAATGATGTGGAGAATGTAGGTAAAACATCTAGGCATCAAACGTTTTTTGAGATGTtgggaaacttcagttttggcgATTACTTTAAAAGAGAAGCAATCAATTGGGCATGGGAGCTTTCTACAAAGGA GTTCATGTTGCCACCTGAGAATTTGTGGATTAGCGTTTTTGAAGATGATGACGAAACTTTCTCCATATGGCATGATGAG CTAGGTGTTCCTGCAGAGCGTATAAAGAGAATGGGCGCGGAAGACAACTTCTGGACTAGTGGAGTTACCGGTCCCTGTGGTCCATGCTCTGAGATTTATTATGATTTCCATCCCCAGAGAGGATATTCAGATACG GACTTGAATGATGATAGTAGGTTCATAGAATTTTACAACCTGGTCTTCATGCAATATAATAAGAAGGATGATGGCTCCCTAGAACCACTGAAGCAGATGAATATAGACACTGGTCTTGGTCTTGAGAGAGTGGCTCGTATCCTGCAAAAG GTTGACAACAATTACGAAACTGATTTGATTTATCCTATCATGGAGAAGGCCTCAGAATTAGCAATGATCTCATATACTGAAGCAGAAGAACACATAAAGACCAATTTCAAA ATTATTGGAGACCATGTACGAGCAGTTGTTTATCTCTTATCAGATGGGGTTTTCCCGTCCAATATAGGAAGAGGTTATGTTGTTCGGCGGCTCATCAGAAGAACTGTTCGTATTGGCAGACTACTTGGTATAAAGGGAGATTGCAATGGTAACATTGAAGGAGCTTTTCTTCCAGCAATTGCAGAAAAAGTGATTGAATTAAGCACCCAAATAGACTCGGACGTAAAGTCTAGGGCACCTCGTATTCTCGATGAGTTGAAAAGGGAAGAGCTACGGTTCGTGCAGACGCTAGAGAGAGGAGAAAAGCTGCTTGACCAGTTGTTAACCGAGGCATTGTTAAGTTCGAAAGAGGATGGAAATTCACCATGTTTGTCTGGCAAGAATGCctttcttctgtatgacacatTTGGTTTTCCGGTAGAAATAACTGTGGAAGTTGCTGAAGAAAGAGGTGTTAGTATAGATTTAAATGGTTTTGATATAGAAATGGAGAACCAGCGGCGTCAATCTCAGGCAGCTCACAATACAGTCAAACTTGCAGTTGGAGACACATCGGAGCTTACAGAGAGTGTTTCGGACACTGAGTTTTTAGGGTATAATACCCTCTCAGCCAAAGCAATAATAAAGGGCCTGATATTTGAAGGCAGCTCAGTAAATGAGGTTTCTGAAGGAAatgatgttgaaattttgttAGATAGGACACCTTTCTATGCTGAATCCGGTGGGCAAATAGGAGATCACGGTTCCCTCTATCTTACACAAGGTGAGAGTAAACAGAAGACTGTTGTTAAGATAAATGATGTGAAAAAGTCTTTTGGAAATATATTTGTTCACAAGGGCAAGGTTATGGAAGGAGCTATCGAGGTAGGAAAACAAGTGGAGGCTGAAGTGGATGCAAAACTTAGGCAGCGTGCCAAG GTTCACCATACTGCTACACATTTGCTACAAGCTGCACTTAAAAGTGTAATAGGCCAGGAAACATCTCAAGCGGGATCACTGGTGGCGTTTGAACGTCTCCGGTTTGATTTCAATTTTGACCGACCACTCCAAGATAGCCAGATCACAGAAGTTGAAGAATTAATCAATGGGTGGATTGGTAATGCAACTAATCTTGATACTAAAGTGATGGCCTTGACAGATGCGAAAAATGCCGGAGCAATTGCAATGTTTGGTGAAAAATATGGAGAGGAG GTACGAGTTGTAGAGGTTCCAGGTGTATCGATGGAGCTCTGTGGTGGGACCCATGTCAACAATACTTCAGAGATACGGGGTTTCAAGATAATTTCAGAGCAGGGAATTGCATCAGGAGTTAGGCGTATTGAAGCTGTAGCTGGTGAAGCATACATTGATTATATGAATGTTCGAGATAGCTACATGAAACATCTATGCTCCACCCTCAAG GTAAAACCTGAAGATGTGACGACAAGAGTGGAAAGTCTGATGGAGGATTTGCGGATGGCGAGAAATGAAGTTTCAGCTGTGCGCTCTAAAGCAGCAGTATACAAGGCAGCAACCCTTGTGACCAAAGCTTTTTCTATTGGAACTTCCACAAAAATACG GGTTCTTGTTGAGAATATGGATGACTTGGATGCTGATTCATTAAAAAGCGCAGCTGAATATTTGGTTGATACATTAGAAGATCCTGCTGCGGTGATCCTTGGGTCATCTCCAGGTGAAGGTAAGGTTAGTTTGGTTGCTGCATTTAGCACAGGAGCTGTCAAACTTGGAATTCAAGCAGGTAAGTTTATAGGACCCGTAGCCAAGTTGTGCggtggaggaggtggtggtagACCCAATTTTGCTCAGGCAGGTGGAAAGAAACCTGAAAACTTGTCGGACGCCCTTGAAAAGGCAAAAACCGATCTGGTAGCAGTTCTGTCAGAGAAAGCAGTCTGA